The DNA window CCTAGCTGATTGAGCGTATTATACGAACGCCAAAGGTCGGAAATTATGGTTGTACCAGGCAATATACGCTCTCGTATAATTTGTAAAAGAGTGTCCGCTGTCCGATCTTCCACTGCCACTAATAAACATCTGGTAACTCTTTCTAAAGCACCAAACACCCACTGCGTTTTAACCCGATGGCCaacattatattttcttctaacaAACGCGCTTTCGTCTATCTCTACGATTCGGTTCGGTCCTCCGAGCTTAATGTTCTGTGCAACATAATATTCTGCACATATATCACGGCAAAAATTCCTCCAATCTGTCACGGCTACATTTGCTAAATGACATTCCTGTCCTATTCCCTTGGCTAAATCTTCTTTGGCCCAGTAATACAATATATCTATGATTTGTtgacacttcaatttactattttctaaaaatgttcCTTTTCTAATTGAAACGGTTTTTCGACAAGGCCTTCCACACGACCATATTACTTCATCCGATATACTTTTTTTCGCTATTTCACTCATGGTACCTCCACACGATATACATATTTTCTGGGTATTCAAAAGGCCATGTCTCTTAAGCCAATTAATGCTATCTGCTGTTGTAGCCGTGGCGATGGCAATATCGCGGTGACTAATTCCTCTTAGACTTGGATATGCTAAAGCCATATTGAAAATTTTCGCACGTGTTGATATCACACTGAAAGACTTTCTAACTGAATAAATTTCAAAGTTTGAATTACGCACGTGGTGGTCAGTGGTCATTCTGATTGGTGTATGTGATCGCGATTTTGGTCATGGGGGTTCATTTGTGCAGAtttggtgtgatttcttttttaaaaacaataatgaataatgcaagaatatatttatttataaagtttaaacagaatAAGTATCACATTTATTTTAAAGATTAACTTCAAGCTTTTATAAACCTagcgtggtggtacgtaaataaacggcgaAAATTAAagcgtggtggtacgtaaataaacaaaagtttaaacatgacgacgtaaatacacgaagttgacgtctgacgtcagatttttctactttcacttctgacaaccAAAGGCATGACTGTtccctttgtttaaaaaaatttactttgtgtgaaaaaattatttattttgtgttttatttacttttatttactttgctaggtagtcgttgtaggatcgactagtcacgactagctagcaccgatacgcgagtgcgcgcaccgggaccactcttcttaaatagtacccttgTTAACTACCTCCTAGGACCCGCAAAGCTACGACTGCCATCTTCCAAGTTGGCACTTCTCCACATTCTTCTGtttaaattccagtgaaggagccttgaatctatgTCAGC is part of the Octopus sinensis unplaced genomic scaffold, ASM634580v1 Contig17520, whole genome shotgun sequence genome and encodes:
- the LOC115231130 gene encoding uncharacterized protein LOC115231130, which produces MALAYPSLRGISHRDIAIATATTADSINWLKRHGLLNTQKICISCGGTMSEIAKKSISDEVIWSCGRPCRKTVSIRKGTFLENSKLKCQQIIDILYYWAKEDLAKGIGQECHLANVAVTDWRNFCRDICAEYYVAQNIKLGGPNRIVEIDESAFVRRKYNVGHRVKTQWVFGALERVTRCLLVAVEDRTADTLLQIIRERILPGTTIISDLWRSYNTLNQLGYRHLTVNHSINFVDP